CAAAGTTGCCTTAACAATCTTATTAGTCTTAGTATCCAACAAATTAACAGTTTCAACACCTAAAAGAGATTTCTTCTCAGAGCCACCCCTAGTCCTTTTAACTCTGATTCTCTTAGAACCAATAACAGTCAATGAAGGATTATCTCCTTTCTGAGCCAATCTCTTCGGCCTAGTTCCTGTGTTTCTGCCCCCTGTGGGCTTTCTTAATGATCTATCTTGAACGATTACCATACTTGAGAGGAAAGATAAAGTGTTTATAAATCTTTTGCATAAAAAAATTCAAAAAAATAAACAAAAAATAAACAAAACATTTTTAAAAAATCAAAAACACACTAACAAAATGAACATAAAAAAGGAGAAATCAAACGCTAAATGCGGTGATTGTATTCACTGTCCTAAATGAAATTCTAAACATGTTCAAAAACTATATAAAACAACAAAAATATCGAAACTACTGTGGTGGCTGTGGTGTACCGGCTAGCATTGAGGTCTGTGGAACCTTAGGACCGGGTTCAATTCCCGGCAGCCGCCCCATTTATCCACATTCTTTGGAGGAAAAAAAATGAAAATCCAAATAGCAAAGGGCGTAAAAGACATCGACCCAGAAATAAACATAATAAAAAACAAAATTTTAAACGTAATAACAAAAAAATTCGAAGAAACAGGATACAATCCCCTGCAAACACCGACAATAGAAAGATTCGACGTATTATCAAGCAAATACGCAGGAGGAGCGGAAATACTAAAAGAAACATTCAAACTAACAGATCAAGGAGAAAGAGACCTCTGCCTAAGATACGACTTAACAGTACCATTTGCAAGATACATCGCAATGAACCCAAACTTAAAACTACCATTTAAAAGATACCAAATAGGACAAGTGTTCAGAGACGGACCAATAAAACTTGGCAGATTCAGAGAATTCACACAGTGTGATGCAGACGTAGTAGGAATAAAAGATGTATTCGCAGAAGCAGAACTACTAAATTTAGCATATGAAGCATTTAAAGAATTAAACATGAATGTAAAAATAATAATTAACAATCGAAAAATCTTAGATTCTATAATAACAGAAGCAAAAATACCAAAAGAAAAAATCACAAGCACAATCTTAACAATAGATAAAATAAAAAAAATTACAATAAAAGAAATAGAACAAGAACTAAGAACAAAAGAAATAACTGAAGAACAACAAACAAAATTATTCGAAACAATAAAAACACGAGAAACAAACGAAGAAACACTAAAAAGCCTTAAAAAAACACTAACAGATGAAACAGCACAACAAGCACTAACAGAAACAGAACAACTACTAAATTATCTAAAACAACTAAACACACCCGTAATTTTTGATCCAAGCCTTGCAAGAGGACTGACATACTACACAGGCACAGTATTTGAAATATATTTAGAAAACTCAAAAATAAAATCAAGCATATCAGCAGGAGGCAGATATGACAAAATGATAGGAGACTTCATAAGTAACAACCAAGAATACCCCGCAGTAGGAATAAGCTTTGGAATTGACGTAATAATAGAAGCAATAAAACAAGATCAAGAACAAACACAACAAAAATGCGTGACAAAAGCATTCATAATACCCATAGGCCAACAAGAAAAAAGCATACAAATAATGAAAGAACTAAGAAAAAACAACATAAACACAGAACTTAACATAGCAAAAAAAGGAATAAGCAAAGCCCTTGATTACGCTTCTTACTATAACATACCTTACACAATACTAATAGGAGAAGATGAAATAAAAAACAAAAAATACACTCTAAGAAATATGCAAACTGGCAACGAAGAAAAACTAGAAATGACTCAAATAATTAAAAAACTAAAACAATAAACAAAAAAAGTTCATGACAAAAGAAATTGCCATTCACAATTTAACTGACGAAAATCTTTAAATAAAACTCGTGTCGCCCACTAAACATTAAAAATATTTAAATAAAGAAAAAAACAATAGAAAACAAAGAAAGACAATAGAGGTAAATAAAATAATACAAACAATACTCATAATCGTAATTGCAATATTAGCATTTCTAATATTCTTCAAACTAATAAAAAGTGTAATAAAAGCAATAATGGGAACACTACTGATAATCATAATAATATTAGGAGCCATAAGCCTTGTAGTATACTTTGACTACAAAACAACAAAAGAAGCAATGACAAATCAAAAACTCCTAATGATAGAACAAGAAGGAAAAATAATATCTGCAACAATGATAGCAAAAGGAGAAATGCCCACAATAATAAGCCAAGGAATATTTGACACCGTAACAACAGAACAAATAGAAACATACTCTGCCCAATATCAAACAAATCAACTCAACTTTGAAAATGGATTCACCATGATTACAAATATAAACACTATAATAGAAAACCAAACACTTAACATACTAGGAATAAACTACGAGGAAGAAAACATAAAAACAACATTAGAAAGTGAAGAAACCTCTGACGAAATAAAAAGCACATTAACAGGAGCATTATACGTCAATTCATTAAAACAAACAAACTTCAAAACATTACTTGATAACATAAAACAAAACAAAATACAAATATACCCAAAACCAAAAACATTACAAATAATAACATTCACACCAAAAACAATACTGGCTAAACTAAAACTAAACTAAAAAAAAGAGGAATAAAATGGGATTGTTCGGAATAGGAAAAAATAAAGAAGACCCTTTAAAAGCACTGCAAGATTTAAATCTTGACAACGAAAATGAAAACCCAACCCAACTAAACAACTTTAACAACCAAAACAATCAAGACCCATTAAACGATATGGATAATTTCAACTCAAACCCTACACAAAATATGCAAGACAGATACGACAGTTTCGGAAACAAAATGAGAAACCAAGATGAACAACCACTACCAAGATTCAACCAAAACCAGCAAACACAACAAGAAACAAATAAAGATTTAGACAAAGATATGCAACTAATACTTGCAAAACTTGATACAATAAAAGCAGAAATAACAAGCATGAATCACAGATTAGAAATAATGGAATCAAAAAACCACGACAACCAAAGAAGATACAAATGGTGAAAACATCAACAAAATTATGGGTCACAACACTAATACTAATACTTCTAGACCAAATAACAAAGCACACACTAAAAAACATAACAAAAGACTACAGAATAATAGCAATAAACTACATACAAAACACAGGGATAAGCTTTGGAATGCTACAAGGAAGCAGCACAATAATAATAGCAATATCAATAGTGTTTTTATATATACTATACAAAGAAAGAAAGGCATTTAAAAACAAAGAAATATATGCGATACTAATCATAGCAGGAATAATAGGAAACCTAATAGATAGAATATTTCTAGGGTACGTAATAGACTTCATAGACCTAAAATGGTGGCCAATATTCAATTTCGCAGACAGCTACATATTTTTAGGAGTTTTTGGATACATAACTAAAACACTTATAGAAAAATACAAACCAAAAAAGAAAAAAAACATTCACAAAAAAACTCGAAATTAAAAGTTAACACCCTCCTTATACGAATTAAAAACAGATTCAATTTTTTTCTCTTTATTCAACAATAAAGACTCGTCTTCTTTTTTATCTGGCGCTAAAAAATAAAAAACACTGCACGCAGCAATAGAAAGCGAGAGCAAACTATAAGTTAATGATTTTTTCTTTACAATAGACAAAGACTTAGCCCAAGCAGGAGTATAAGCGAATTCTTTTCCAACAATCAAATACTTAGCTAAATCAACACCTTTTCTTAACTTATGACCAAAAACGCCTGCTAATAAAGACCATGAGCCAACACCTTTAGTAATCGACCACAAATCATAATTCTTAGCAACAACATAAGACGCAGATTTCATAAAAGCAGCAACACTTGCAATGTAGCCCCTATCAACATTCTTAAGTCGTTTATCATCAAGAACTTTTCCATCAACAGAAATCGCTTTAAACTTTTTTCTTAAATAATCATTTAAACTTAAAACTAAAGGAACTGTCAAATAATTAGTAGTAACTGCAAATAATCTAGAAACAATTAATTCAGGCTTATCCATATCTCCTGCGTAAACATCAATACCCATATGAACAGGCATAAAAACAACATTTGTAGCAGTAGATTCTGGAAATTTATCTTTAACAACCTTAAAATACCAACTAACAAATTTTTCTAAAGGCGCAACAGAAACATTGAACAATCGTTCTTTTTCTTTTAAAGCACTTTTCTGCAAATCTTCATCTAAAGACATATTCACTAGAAAGTAGTAAAAATATTTAAATGTTTTTATTAATTAAAAATCATCCAAATCATTTATATTATCTAAATAACCCTTCTTTTGCAACCAACTAACTTGACTAGGACGATACTTAAAAATAATATCTCCCTTTTCATCCCCTCCAAACTCCCAAGGCTGAACCAAAACAATATCACCCTCACGAACCCATAAACGCCTTTTCAAACGACCCGGAATCCTACAATTACGAGTCTTACCATCCATACAACGAACATCACACCTAGAAGCGCCAAGCCTTGAATCAAGCACCCCTAAAACTTCATCACCACGAGGAAGCCTAACTCTTTCAATTTCTTCACCAGGATTATTAAAATCTACCATTTAACAAAATGAATTACAACACCATTTATAAATCTTGTCCCATTTCAAAATATAATATGATGGAAAAAACATGGCACAAAATATATGAAGAAAGAGCTAAAAACACAGAAAAAGAAGACTACGACGCATGTTACTGGACAAAACAAGGCCACCGAGAACTACTACAAATAACAACAAAACTATTAGAAAAAGAAAACAAAAACCAAACAATATTAGATGTAGGCTGTGGAACAGGAGAATACATAAAAAAACTAACACAAAAAGGATTCAAAGTAATAGGAACAGATTATAGCAGAGAAATGCTAAAAAGAGCACAAAAAAACAACCCCGACACAAAATTAATACAAGCAAACATATACGACTTGCCATTTCCAAACAAAAGTTTTGACATAACAATATGCATAGGCGTAATAACATGCATATCAGACTATCAAAAAGCACTGCAAGAACTAAAAAGAGTAACAAAGAAAAAAATAATATTATCAACACTACTAAGAATAAGAAAACACCACAACATAAAAGAATACATAAAAAAAAAGCTAGAAAAAGATAGTTGGCCAACTATAGATTACCACCCACAAGAAATAATACAAGAATTCCCAAATCAAGAATGGAAAACAGAAATAAAAACACACAACGAAAGACACGAACCAATAACTGATGGATTCTTCATAATAGCAGAAAGAAAGAAGTAAATAATGAAAATCGCTGCTCCGAGTCTGCTTAGAAACGCAAAAGCGTATCTAGCACACCGAGACACGAAAAGTGTCGACTGTGTATCTCCGCCCTAAATGCACAGAAACAAAGTTTCTGGCATGCCAAAAATCAAAGATTTTTGAGCAGGACGGAGTATTACGACTCAGTCGCTTATCGCGATTTTCAGATTGCGTGCTATCGACCTAAATGCACAGAAACAAAGTTTCTGGCATGCCAAAAATCAAAGATTTTTGTGCAGGTCGGGGTATTAAACCCCCTTCGCTAGCGCGCAATAAAAATGATAATACTAAGCGGAAACATAATAATAAATGAGAAAAAAGAAATATATCTAATTTACAGAACAAAATGGAATCATCTGGAGACACCGGGAGGAAAACTAGAAAAAAAAGATTGTGAAAACTACGAAACACCAACAATAACAGAACTTAAAAACAGAGCCAAAACAGAATTACAAGAAG
This DNA window, taken from Candidatus Woesearchaeota archaeon, encodes the following:
- a CDS encoding 30S ribosomal protein S8e translates to MVIVQDRSLRKPTGGRNTGTRPKRLAQKGDNPSLTVIGSKRIRVKRTRGGSEKKSLLGVETVNLLDTKTNKIVKATLKSVKESKANRNYVRRNILTKGTVVETDKGVAVITSRPGQHGSVNAVLQ
- the hisS gene encoding histidine--tRNA ligase, which produces MKIQIAKGVKDIDPEINIIKNKILNVITKKFEETGYNPLQTPTIERFDVLSSKYAGGAEILKETFKLTDQGERDLCLRYDLTVPFARYIAMNPNLKLPFKRYQIGQVFRDGPIKLGRFREFTQCDADVVGIKDVFAEAELLNLAYEAFKELNMNVKIIINNRKILDSIITEAKIPKEKITSTILTIDKIKKITIKEIEQELRTKEITEEQQTKLFETIKTRETNEETLKSLKKTLTDETAQQALTETEQLLNYLKQLNTPVIFDPSLARGLTYYTGTVFEIYLENSKIKSSISAGGRYDKMIGDFISNNQEYPAVGISFGIDVIIEAIKQDQEQTQQKCVTKAFIIPIGQQEKSIQIMKELRKNNINTELNIAKKGISKALDYASYYNIPYTILIGEDEIKNKKYTLRNMQTGNEEKLEMTQIIKKLKQ
- the eif1A gene encoding translation initiation factor eIF-1A, whose translation is MVDFNNPGEEIERVRLPRGDEVLGVLDSRLGASRCDVRCMDGKTRNCRIPGRLKRRLWVREGDIVLVQPWEFGGDEKGDIIFKYRPSQVSWLQKKGYLDNINDLDDF
- a CDS encoding class I SAM-dependent methyltransferase; amino-acid sequence: MMEKTWHKIYEERAKNTEKEDYDACYWTKQGHRELLQITTKLLEKENKNQTILDVGCGTGEYIKKLTQKGFKVIGTDYSREMLKRAQKNNPDTKLIQANIYDLPFPNKSFDITICIGVITCISDYQKALQELKRVTKKKIILSTLLRIRKHHNIKEYIKKKLEKDSWPTIDYHPQEIIQEFPNQEWKTEIKTHNERHEPITDGFFIIAERKK
- the lspA gene encoding signal peptidase II, producing the protein MVKTSTKLWVTTLILILLDQITKHTLKNITKDYRIIAINYIQNTGISFGMLQGSSTIIIAISIVFLYILYKERKAFKNKEIYAILIIAGIIGNLIDRIFLGYVIDFIDLKWWPIFNFADSYIFLGVFGYITKTLIEKYKPKKKKNIHKKTRN